A window of Clostridium sp. 'White wine YQ' contains these coding sequences:
- a CDS encoding NAD(+)/NADH kinase, with product MKKIGVIINPSKDKDGKILDEVVTKLNKAYENSQVQVAYNSENLIEKLDEDLDLLVVLGGDGTLIGASRRLNGYIKCPVIGINIGNLGFLTSADITDLDNIIDKLKKEDYFIQDRIMLQGSLLKAGEEFTRIALNDLVIARGTLSRMGKFTIFVDGVEFTSFKGDGIIVASPTGSSAYSFSAGGPLIFPTLDIILLTPICPHTKNMHPIILKSSSEITILSESYDEEIYLSIDGQKAIKLDKEQKVKIKRSDSNCKILLFNDYDYFKLLKTKLLNTNNYCEGDDDEI from the coding sequence ATGAAAAAAATAGGGGTAATCATTAATCCTTCAAAAGACAAAGATGGAAAGATATTGGATGAAGTTGTTACAAAATTAAATAAAGCATATGAAAATTCACAGGTGCAAGTGGCATATAATTCTGAAAATCTTATAGAAAAATTAGATGAAGATTTAGATTTGCTTGTTGTATTAGGTGGAGATGGAACATTGATAGGGGCTTCTAGAAGACTAAATGGTTATATTAAGTGTCCAGTTATAGGAATAAATATCGGAAACTTAGGATTTTTAACTTCTGCAGATATAACTGACTTGGATAATATAATTGATAAGCTTAAAAAAGAGGATTATTTTATTCAAGATAGAATTATGTTACAAGGAAGTCTTTTAAAAGCAGGAGAAGAATTTACTCGAATAGCTCTAAATGATTTAGTAATTGCGAGGGGAACACTTTCTAGAATGGGGAAGTTTACGATTTTTGTTGATGGAGTTGAATTCACATCTTTTAAAGGAGATGGAATAATTGTTGCGTCACCAACAGGATCGTCAGCATACTCATTTTCAGCAGGTGGGCCACTAATTTTTCCTACATTAGACATAATACTTTTAACTCCTATATGTCCGCATACAAAGAATATGCACCCAATTATCTTAAAAAGCAGCTCGGAAATAACTATTTTAAGTGAAAGCTATGATGAAGAAATATATCTTTCAATAGATGGACAGAAAGCTATAAAGTTAGACAAAGAGCAAAAAGTTAAGATAAAAAGATCTGATAGTAATTGTAAGATACTTTTATTTAATGACTATGATTATTTTAAATTACTTAAGACTAAACTTTTAAATACAAATAATTATTGTGAAGGTGATGATGATGAAATCTAA
- a CDS encoding TlyA family RNA methyltransferase — translation MAETKERLDVLLVQKGFFESREKAQAQIMAGKIFIDGRRVDKCGEKIKVTAEIEFKGQEMPYVSRGGYKLEKAIKEFSMDLKEKTCLDIGASTGGFTDCMLQNGAKKVFSIDVGYGQFAWKLRTDPRVVCMERTNIRYVTPEDLGEKADFASIDVSFISLKKIMPAVVSLLSDNGEVIALIKPQFEAGKEKVGKKGVVREKSTHKEVITSIVNYLYDENLNILDLSFSPIKGPEGNMEFLIYFTRNSEVQSNFNLEKIEQIVDRAHNEL, via the coding sequence ATGGCTGAAACTAAAGAAAGATTAGATGTTCTGTTGGTTCAAAAAGGTTTTTTTGAATCAAGAGAAAAAGCTCAGGCTCAAATAATGGCTGGAAAGATCTTTATTGATGGCAGAAGAGTTGATAAGTGTGGAGAAAAAATAAAAGTTACAGCAGAAATAGAGTTTAAGGGCCAAGAAATGCCTTATGTTAGCAGAGGTGGCTATAAGCTAGAAAAAGCAATAAAGGAATTCTCTATGGATTTAAAAGAAAAAACTTGCTTAGATATTGGAGCATCAACTGGCGGTTTTACTGACTGTATGCTACAAAATGGAGCGAAAAAGGTATTTTCCATAGACGTAGGTTATGGTCAGTTTGCGTGGAAGCTAAGAACAGACCCAAGGGTCGTTTGTATGGAGAGAACTAATATCAGATACGTAACTCCAGAGGATTTAGGAGAAAAAGCAGATTTTGCATCAATCGATGTATCTTTTATTTCACTTAAAAAGATTATGCCAGCAGTTGTTTCATTACTTAGTGATAATGGTGAAGTAATTGCACTAATAAAACCACAATTTGAAGCAGGAAAAGAGAAGGTTGGTAAAAAAGGTGTTGTAAGAGAAAAAAGCACTCATAAAGAAGTTATAACATCAATTGTAAATTATTTATACGATGAAAACTTAAATATATTAGATTTAAGCTTTTCTCCTATAAAGGGACCAGAAGGTAACATGGAATTTTTAATATATTTTACTAGAAATTCAGAAGTTCAAAGTAATTTTAATCTAGAGAAAATTGAACAAATAGTAGATAGAGCACATAATGAACTTTAA
- the dxs gene encoding 1-deoxy-D-xylulose-5-phosphate synthase codes for MFNLLDNIKEPKDINNMSLKSLEELSVEIRKFLIESVSKTGGHLASNLGVVELTLSLFKNFDFTKDKIVWDVGHQSYVYKILTGRKDKFNTLRKYGGISGFPKAWESEYDFFDTGHSSTSISAALGMARARDIKGEHNKVIAVIGDGALTGGMALEALNDAGYRKTDIIVIINDNGMSISKNVGGLSSYLNKFRSEPGYNKLKSDINYTLRNSELGNTIADSIGKIKDSLKQLVVPSMLFEDMGWKYLGPINGHDIKELNFILSKAKELKRPVIIHTITQKGKGYELAEGNPNKFHAIGPFNLGSGEVIVKKEITYSNAFSEAMINIAEERNDLVAITAAMPDGTGLKEFSKRYPNRFFDVGIAEQHAVTLAAGIAKGGLRPVFAVYSTFLQRAYDQVLHDVCIQKLPVIFAIDRSGLVGEDGETHQGIFDISYLSHIPNLNIMTPKCTSEIYPMLKYALSQKEPIAIKYPRGADGKTDFTPLESFSLGKWETLNEGKDIAIIAVGKMVDFAMQAKDILVKQGYNPTVINAAFIKPIDTKLIDKLIEKNTMIFTMEDNVIRGGFGETVLSYISKVSSSVKVTTFGYNDDFVPHGDVDILYKKYRLDPQSISEQIIYNMK; via the coding sequence ATGTTTAATTTATTAGATAACATTAAAGAACCAAAGGACATAAATAATATGTCATTGAAAAGTCTAGAAGAATTATCAGTGGAAATCAGAAAATTTTTGATCGAGAGTGTGTCTAAGACAGGTGGTCATTTAGCATCAAATTTAGGTGTTGTAGAATTAACATTAAGTTTATTTAAAAATTTTGATTTTACAAAGGATAAAATTGTTTGGGATGTAGGACATCAATCTTACGTATATAAAATATTAACTGGAAGAAAAGATAAGTTCAATACATTAAGAAAATATGGAGGAATAAGTGGTTTCCCAAAAGCTTGGGAAAGTGAGTATGATTTTTTTGATACCGGACACTCATCAACCTCTATTTCTGCAGCTCTTGGCATGGCAAGAGCAAGAGATATAAAAGGAGAACACAATAAGGTTATTGCAGTAATTGGAGATGGTGCATTAACTGGTGGTATGGCTTTAGAAGCTTTAAATGATGCTGGATATAGAAAAACAGATATAATTGTGATAATAAACGATAATGGTATGAGCATATCCAAAAATGTAGGTGGATTATCTTCATACCTTAATAAGTTCAGATCCGAACCAGGATATAATAAATTAAAAAGTGACATAAATTATACATTAAGAAATTCTGAGTTAGGAAATACAATTGCTGACTCAATAGGAAAAATCAAAGATAGTTTAAAGCAATTAGTTGTCCCTTCTATGTTATTTGAAGATATGGGGTGGAAATATTTAGGCCCTATAAATGGACATGATATTAAAGAACTTAACTTTATACTTTCAAAAGCAAAAGAATTAAAAAGGCCAGTTATAATACATACTATTACTCAAAAGGGAAAAGGTTATGAATTAGCAGAAGGGAATCCGAATAAATTTCATGCAATAGGACCATTTAATTTAGGAAGCGGAGAAGTTATTGTCAAGAAAGAAATTACTTATTCAAATGCATTTAGTGAAGCCATGATTAATATAGCAGAAGAAAGAAATGATTTAGTGGCAATCACTGCAGCTATGCCAGATGGAACTGGACTAAAGGAATTTTCAAAAAGATACCCAAATAGATTTTTTGATGTTGGTATAGCAGAGCAACATGCGGTGACATTAGCAGCAGGAATAGCTAAGGGAGGACTAAGACCAGTATTTGCAGTGTACTCAACATTTTTGCAAAGGGCCTATGATCAGGTATTGCATGATGTATGTATACAAAAGTTGCCAGTTATTTTTGCTATTGATAGATCAGGTTTGGTAGGCGAAGATGGAGAAACACATCAAGGGATATTTGATATATCATATCTTTCGCATATTCCTAACTTAAATATAATGACTCCAAAATGTACATCAGAAATTTATCCAATGCTTAAATATGCATTAAGTCAAAAAGAACCTATTGCGATAAAATATCCAAGAGGAGCAGATGGAAAGACCGATTTTACTCCTTTAGAGAGTTTTTCACTTGGAAAGTGGGAAACATTAAATGAAGGTAAAGACATTGCTATTATTGCAGTAGGTAAGATGGTTGATTTTGCTATGCAGGCTAAAGATATTTTGGTTAAACAGGGATATAATCCTACCGTAATAAATGCAGCATTCATAAAACCAATTGATACTAAATTGATTGATAAGTTAATAGAGAAAAATACGATGATTTTTACAATGGAAGATAATGTTATACGAGGTGGATTTGGAGAAACAGTACTTTCATATATAAGTAAGGTTAGTTCTTCAGTAAAGGTTACTACTTTTGGGTATAATGATGATTTTGTACCTCATGGAGATGTTGACATATTATATAAGAAATATAGGTTAGATCCTCAGAGTATAAGTGAACAAATAATATATAATATGAAATAA
- a CDS encoding polyprenyl synthetase family protein, whose product MSINAIRDYFNEELKNYFKERNGLNKIIYDSQNYSLNIGGKRIRPILCLLTYNMYKDNYESVLPLALALEMIHTYSLIHDDLPAMDNDDLRRGKPTNHIVYGEAIAILAGDALLNEACNLLIDYSMKNDGNALAASKIILNSSGSEGMIGGQVVDIINEGKVISEDELLYMHKKKTGELIKASILSGAVMAEASEDDIDKLRLYGEKLGLAFQVKDDILDVVGNTEKLGKKIKSDENNNKTNFITTYGIEKCNEICKKLTNECVDILESLTVNTTSLKELTFMLLNREN is encoded by the coding sequence ATGAGTATTAATGCAATTAGGGATTACTTTAATGAAGAATTAAAGAATTATTTTAAAGAAAGAAATGGATTAAATAAAATTATTTATGATTCTCAAAATTACAGTTTAAATATTGGTGGAAAGAGAATAAGGCCAATTCTTTGTCTCCTTACTTATAATATGTATAAGGATAATTATGAAAGTGTATTACCTTTAGCATTAGCATTAGAAATGATCCATACGTATTCATTAATTCATGATGACTTGCCAGCTATGGATAATGATGATTTAAGGAGAGGTAAACCAACAAACCATATAGTTTATGGTGAAGCAATTGCAATTTTAGCAGGAGATGCCTTACTAAATGAAGCTTGTAATTTACTAATTGATTATTCTATGAAAAATGACGGTAATGCTTTGGCGGCATCTAAAATTATATTAAATTCGTCGGGTTCAGAGGGAATGATTGGTGGTCAAGTAGTTGACATAATAAATGAGGGAAAAGTTATCTCTGAAGATGAATTATTATATATGCATAAAAAGAAGACGGGTGAACTTATAAAGGCATCAATATTATCTGGAGCAGTAATGGCTGAGGCTAGTGAGGATGATATTGATAAATTAAGATTATATGGTGAAAAACTAGGGTTAGCATTTCAAGTTAAAGACGATATATTAGATGTTGTAGGAAATACAGAAAAACTAGGAAAAAAGATTAAAAGCGATGAGAATAATAATAAAACAAACTTTATTACAACATACGGGATAGAAAAATGTAATGAGATTTGCAAAAAATTAACTAATGAATGTGTTGATATTTTAGAATCATTAACAGTGAATACAACAAGCTTAAAAGAATTAACTTTTATGCTTTTAAATAGAGAAAATTAA
- the xseB gene encoding exodeoxyribonuclease VII small subunit — translation MAKKSENYEDMIKRLELIIEELEGNQVDISTSMKIYEEGVKLVNKLYLTLDSMEGKLKVINEGIEEKIKE, via the coding sequence ATGGCAAAAAAATCAGAAAATTATGAGGATATGATTAAAAGACTTGAATTAATAATTGAAGAGCTTGAAGGCAATCAAGTAGATATTTCAACATCTATGAAAATTTATGAAGAAGGTGTAAAATTAGTTAATAAACTTTATTTAACATTGGATTCTATGGAAGGAAAGTTAAAAGTTATAAATGAAGGTATTGAGGAAAAGATAAAGGAGTAG
- the xseA gene encoding exodeoxyribonuclease VII large subunit, whose translation MNIKTLSVTDVNNYIKRIFDNDFILNNLSVKGEISNLKYHSSGHIYFSLKDEFSKVNCVMFKSDASKNEFRMKEGQNIIVKARLSSYVKEGNYQLYVREAQDAGIGDLYSQFENLKNKLKDEGLFDEKHKKNLPSYVKNLGVITSETGAAIKDIINVVHRRNNSIDIFLYPSLVQGESAPESLIKGLKYFNERAKEKVDVIIIGRGGGSIEELWAFNNEELAKEIFKSKIPVVSAVGHEVDFTICDFVSDVRAATPSAAAEIISTDKEELLGEIAYIENKLNSAIENKIYNSRIRIEHLEKVLKLNSPKNYLINKYKEVETLKGLLDRGISLKINSEKQNLIKLKNVLEAKSPINVLNRGYVILESDKGKLIKSKEEFTSGEYKINFKDGYKRAEINIIKE comes from the coding sequence ATGAATATTAAAACCTTAAGTGTTACTGATGTTAATAATTATATAAAAAGAATTTTTGATAATGACTTTATACTTAATAATTTATCTGTAAAGGGTGAAATTTCTAACTTAAAATATCACTCTTCAGGTCATATCTATTTTTCATTAAAAGATGAGTTCTCAAAAGTAAATTGTGTTATGTTTAAGAGTGATGCGTCTAAGAATGAGTTTAGAATGAAAGAAGGCCAAAACATTATTGTTAAGGCAAGACTTTCATCATATGTTAAGGAAGGTAATTATCAACTTTATGTTAGAGAAGCCCAAGATGCAGGAATTGGTGATCTTTATTCGCAATTTGAAAATCTTAAAAATAAACTCAAAGATGAGGGTTTATTTGATGAGAAACATAAAAAGAATTTACCAAGTTACGTTAAAAATTTAGGTGTAATAACCTCTGAAACTGGTGCAGCAATTAAGGATATTATTAATGTGGTTCATAGAAGAAACAATTCTATTGATATATTTTTGTATCCTTCTTTAGTTCAAGGAGAATCAGCACCTGAATCCTTAATAAAAGGATTAAAGTATTTTAATGAAAGAGCAAAAGAAAAGGTTGATGTAATAATCATTGGAAGAGGCGGTGGTTCTATTGAAGAATTATGGGCCTTTAACAATGAAGAGCTTGCTAAAGAAATCTTTAAATCAAAGATACCAGTTGTTTCGGCAGTAGGTCACGAAGTAGATTTTACTATATGTGATTTTGTTTCAGATGTAAGAGCAGCAACTCCTTCTGCGGCTGCAGAAATAATAAGTACAGATAAAGAAGAATTGTTAGGGGAAATAGCATATATAGAAAATAAGTTAAATTCAGCTATAGAAAATAAGATTTATAATTCTCGTATAAGAATAGAACATTTAGAGAAGGTTCTAAAATTAAATTCCCCAAAAAATTATTTAATAAATAAATATAAAGAAGTTGAAACCTTAAAGGGCTTACTTGATAGAGGTATAAGTTTAAAAATAAATTCAGAAAAACAAAACTTGATAAAATTAAAGAATGTACTAGAAGCAAAGAGTCCTATTAATGTCTTAAATAGAGGATATGTAATTTTAGAAAGCGATAAAGGTAAACTTATAAAATCTAAAGAAGAATTTACTTCAGGTGAATATAAAATTAATTTTAAGGATGGTTATAAGAGGGCAGAAATAAATATTATTAAGGAATAG
- a CDS encoding tetrahydrofolate dehydrogenase/cyclohydrolase catalytic domain-containing protein, translated as MGKILDGKIIAAGIKEEISNFIKDRKEKNLQIPKIASILVGNDGGSIYYQNAQEKVALSLGVNFDKILLEENITEDFLIERINELNLDTEVQGIILQLPLPKHINEKRVTSIIKPDKDIDCLTNESMGRFYKGERCFLPCTPNSVITLLKSLKINLKGKNAVVIGRSDIVGKPVFQLLLNEDMTVTVCHSKTENLKEIAKTADVLVVAIGRPNFVGKEFVKEGAIVIDVGTSSFNGKITGDVKLEDVIDIAEYITPVPGGVGALTTTLLIKNACEALE; from the coding sequence ATGGGAAAAATACTAGATGGAAAAATAATAGCAGCTGGAATTAAAGAAGAAATCTCAAATTTTATAAAAGATAGAAAAGAGAAAAATCTTCAAATTCCTAAGATAGCATCTATATTAGTAGGAAACGATGGTGGGTCTATATACTATCAAAATGCTCAAGAAAAAGTTGCTTTAAGCCTTGGAGTTAATTTTGATAAAATTTTACTAGAAGAAAACATTACAGAAGATTTTCTCATAGAAAGAATAAATGAATTAAATTTAGATACTGAAGTTCAAGGTATAATACTTCAATTGCCACTTCCAAAGCATATTAATGAGAAGAGAGTGACATCAATTATTAAGCCAGATAAAGATATTGACTGTTTAACCAATGAATCTATGGGGAGATTTTATAAAGGAGAAAGATGTTTTCTTCCTTGTACCCCAAACAGTGTTATTACTCTTTTAAAATCTCTAAAAATAAACCTTAAAGGAAAAAATGCAGTAGTTATAGGTAGAAGTGATATAGTAGGGAAACCAGTTTTTCAACTTCTTTTAAATGAAGATATGACTGTTACTGTATGCCACTCAAAAACTGAAAATTTAAAGGAAATAGCTAAAACGGCTGATGTACTTGTAGTCGCGATTGGCAGACCAAACTTTGTAGGTAAGGAATTTGTTAAAGAAGGAGCAATAGTTATTGACGTAGGGACTTCTTCATTTAATGGGAAGATAACAGGAGATGTAAAACTTGAAGATGTAATAGATATAGCAGAATATATTACACCAGTCCCTGGAGGAGTTGGTGCATTAACAACTACACTACTTATTAAAAATGCATGTGAGGCATTAGAATAA
- the nusB gene encoding transcription antitermination factor NusB, producing MNRKKSRKVAMELCYSMEISKESPEEIFESFLDNYNEDKTVLETNYILDILNLVNAHKEEIDKKIEPNLRGWKLDRISKVNLSILRIAVAEILFIEDIPNKVSINEALELTKEYSDEKSVSFVNGVLDSINKEI from the coding sequence ATGAATAGAAAGAAATCGAGAAAAGTAGCAATGGAGCTTTGTTACAGTATGGAAATATCCAAAGAAAGTCCAGAAGAAATATTTGAAAGTTTCTTGGATAATTATAATGAGGATAAAACTGTTCTTGAAACAAACTACATATTGGATATATTAAATCTAGTTAATGCCCATAAGGAAGAGATTGATAAGAAGATTGAACCTAATTTAAGGGGATGGAAATTAGATAGAATATCGAAGGTAAATCTATCTATTTTAAGAATAGCAGTAGCAGAAATATTATTTATAGAAGATATACCGAATAAAGTTTCAATAAATGAAGCTTTAGAACTTACAAAGGAATACTCTGATGAAAAATCTGTTTCTTTTGTAAATGGAGTATTAGACAGTATTAACAAAGAAATTTAA
- a CDS encoding Asp23/Gls24 family envelope stress response protein encodes MEEMVRDESLGIIRISDEVVSVIAGIAASEINGVYEYTSNVASIPIFQIGKKNVGKGVKVTVNEDEAVIDMVLAVSYGVKIPEIISQVQENVKKTVEVMTGLKVSSVNISVHNIVVPKEEKEQKEK; translated from the coding sequence ATGGAAGAAATGGTAAGAGACGAAAGTTTAGGTATAATAAGAATATCTGACGAGGTAGTAAGTGTGATTGCTGGAATAGCAGCTTCCGAAATAAATGGAGTATACGAATATACATCAAACGTTGCTTCAATTCCTATATTTCAAATAGGTAAAAAAAATGTTGGTAAGGGTGTAAAGGTTACAGTAAATGAAGATGAAGCAGTAATAGATATGGTTTTAGCTGTTTCATATGGTGTAAAAATACCAGAGATTATTTCTCAAGTTCAAGAAAATGTTAAGAAGACCGTTGAGGTTATGACTGGACTTAAGGTATCTAGTGTAAACATAAGCGTTCACAATATAGTTGTGCCTAAGGAAGAAAAGGAACAAAAAGAAAAATAA
- a CDS encoding SpoIIIAH-like family protein has protein sequence MTKKQFGIIFTLLALIVCVGVLAAKVNGSLPDSPTALNPTINTNNEDKDKDATKANDYFYDQRNQKEQIDSTTIDSLNKVIDNPNTPKEEKDEASKQLSTLVMSKNYASKIELAVKGKGYEDALCSIDGNKAKVTVKSKDELSQKQANEILEAVINISNIKDVSIEVKQ, from the coding sequence ATGACAAAAAAACAATTTGGGATTATTTTTACACTTTTAGCATTAATCGTATGTGTGGGAGTTTTAGCTGCTAAAGTGAACGGATCACTTCCTGACTCACCAACTGCTTTAAATCCAACAATCAATACAAATAATGAGGACAAGGATAAGGATGCTACAAAAGCTAATGATTATTTTTATGATCAAAGAAATCAGAAGGAACAGATTGATTCAACTACTATTGATTCACTTAACAAAGTTATAGACAACCCTAATACTCCTAAAGAAGAAAAAGATGAGGCATCTAAACAGTTAAGTACACTCGTAATGAGTAAAAATTATGCATCTAAGATTGAATTAGCAGTAAAAGGTAAAGGATATGAAGATGCATTATGCTCAATTGATGGAAATAAAGCAAAGGTTACTGTTAAAAGTAAGGATGAACTATCACAAAAACAAGCAAATGAAATTTTAGAAGCAGTTATAAATATTTCTAATATTAAAGATGTTTCAATAGAAGTTAAGCAATAA
- the spoIIIAG gene encoding stage III sporulation protein AG yields the protein MNKDDLKKKILSMIKDQRIMNVIAVVIIALFALIVLSFFNKGSSSKLTMFNNSSNQEKSIVKNQDDKVLSTYEDAQRESLRNILQNIKGVGDVQVMMYFEGSESKVPAVDTTDQTSVTEEKDKDSGERVTNQKNSNSKVVMANNGNDPLILKTEKPKVTGIVIVAQGADSSKVKYDITKACAGLYDISMDKINVYPMK from the coding sequence ATGAATAAGGATGATTTGAAGAAAAAAATATTATCCATGATAAAAGATCAAAGGATAATGAATGTAATTGCAGTTGTAATTATAGCTTTATTTGCACTTATTGTATTAAGCTTTTTTAATAAAGGGAGTTCCTCAAAACTAACAATGTTTAATAATTCTAGTAATCAAGAGAAAAGTATAGTTAAAAATCAAGATGATAAAGTGCTATCAACTTATGAAGATGCGCAAAGAGAATCCTTAAGAAATATACTACAAAATATAAAAGGTGTTGGTGATGTACAGGTAATGATGTATTTTGAAGGGAGTGAGTCAAAGGTTCCAGCCGTGGATACCACGGATCAAACTAGTGTAACAGAAGAAAAGGATAAGGATTCTGGTGAAAGGGTAACAAATCAGAAAAATAGCAATAGCAAAGTTGTAATGGCCAATAATGGCAACGATCCACTTATACTTAAAACTGAAAAACCGAAAGTAACAGGAATAGTGATAGTTGCGCAAGGTGCAGATAGTTCAAAGGTAAAGTATGATATCACAAAAGCATGTGCTGGGCTTTATGATATATCAATGGATAAGATAAATGTATATCCAATGAAATAG
- the spoIIIAF gene encoding stage III sporulation protein AF: MELIKEWVIDIAFTLVFMTAIEMLIVNNSFKKYVKFVLGLVLIVVLLKPILQIFGSGNTNFVNEIMNNQAKLESSSNLDNSKILNSNKETKDKVIKNLQDNANSILKKKYKDIDFESEFQGDIDLEKYNIEIKNVNIYISSKKVKPISKIKIGEEADKEEANIKEKDGIKDTISEEFGVKKDKIKVFYKS; encoded by the coding sequence ATGGAGTTAATTAAAGAATGGGTTATTGATATAGCCTTTACTCTAGTTTTTATGACGGCAATTGAGATGCTAATAGTAAATAATTCTTTTAAAAAGTACGTAAAATTTGTTTTAGGGCTAGTTTTAATAGTGGTCTTATTAAAACCAATACTTCAGATTTTTGGAAGTGGAAATACTAACTTTGTTAATGAAATAATGAATAATCAAGCAAAGCTTGAAAGTAGTAGCAACTTAGATAATTCAAAGATTTTAAATTCAAATAAGGAAACTAAAGATAAGGTAATAAAAAATCTTCAAGATAATGCTAATTCTATTTTAAAGAAAAAATATAAAGATATAGATTTTGAAAGTGAATTTCAAGGAGATATAGATCTAGAAAAATATAATATTGAGATTAAAAATGTGAATATTTATATAAGTTCAAAGAAGGTAAAGCCAATAAGTAAAATCAAGATAGGAGAGGAAGCGGATAAAGAAGAAGCAAACATTAAAGAAAAGGATGGAATAAAAGACACAATAAGCGAAGAATTTGGAGTAAAAAAAGATAAAATAAAAGTATTTTATAAAAGTTAA
- the spoIIIAE gene encoding stage III sporulation protein AE: protein MKKIIKVLLVTIFINIFLVMTPMAKELDNNTSDLEQSSNVQELYDYVTKMKSESELMNELNVGNYIKTYITQGKGDLSTKELSKALLSAVFKEAKGVLQLLISIIVIAILCSLLRNLQDAFKGSHGDIAFYACYAILIIIISKSFLITIDLAKTTIQNLTDFMMALIPVLVFMIGSVGGITEAVTMDPILMGAVTIAPRVYVDFIIPMILMSFVLNFVNNLSNDHKITNICKLFKQITLWVQGILVTILIGLLTIRGITSTAIDAVTLKTAKFAVDNFIPIVGKAFSDAIASVAGYAVLLKNAISSLGLLVVIFIVLIPIIKLIMITVMYKLSAALVEPICDSRITNCIASVGDFVVMIISCMLSISLMFFVMIAIMASTGKFVVGG from the coding sequence ATGAAAAAAATAATAAAAGTTTTGTTAGTAACAATTTTTATAAATATTTTTCTTGTAATGACTCCAATGGCAAAAGAACTAGATAACAATACAAGTGATTTGGAGCAAAGCAGTAATGTTCAAGAACTTTATGATTATGTAACTAAAATGAAAAGTGAAAGTGAACTAATGAATGAGCTTAATGTTGGAAACTATATAAAAACTTATATAACTCAAGGTAAAGGAGACTTATCTACAAAAGAGTTATCAAAAGCATTGTTAAGTGCAGTTTTTAAAGAAGCAAAAGGTGTTTTACAACTATTGATATCAATAATAGTTATAGCAATTTTATGCTCATTACTTAGAAATCTACAAGATGCTTTTAAGGGTTCCCATGGAGATATTGCCTTCTATGCCTGTTATGCAATTTTAATAATAATAATTTCTAAAAGCTTTTTGATAACTATTGATTTAGCAAAAACGACCATCCAGAATTTAACGGATTTTATGATGGCATTAATTCCTGTATTAGTATTTATGATTGGTTCAGTGGGCGGAATTACAGAGGCTGTTACAATGGATCCAATTTTAATGGGAGCAGTCACAATTGCGCCAAGGGTATATGTTGACTTTATTATTCCAATGATACTAATGAGTTTTGTTTTAAATTTTGTAAATAATCTATCCAATGATCATAAAATAACGAATATTTGCAAACTGTTTAAACAAATAACTCTGTGGGTACAAGGAATTCTTGTAACAATTTTAATTGGACTTCTTACGATTAGAGGTATTACTTCAACTGCAATTGATGCTGTAACATTAAAAACTGCTAAATTTGCTGTTGATAATTTTATTCCTATTGTAGGAAAAGCTTTTTCTGATGCAATTGCTTCTGTTGCTGGATATGCTGTGTTATTAAAAAATGCAATATCATCCTTGGGGTTATTAGTTGTTATTTTCATTGTGCTTATTCCTATTATTAAACTTATAATGATCACTGTCATGTACAAGCTATCAGCAGCGTTAGTTGAACCAATATGCGATAGTAGAATAACTAATTGTATCGCTTCAGTAGGAGACTTTGTTGTAATGATTATCTCATGTATGCTTTCAATATCATTAATGTTTTTTGTTATGATCGCAATAATGGCTTCTACAGGCAAGTTTGTAGTAGGAGGATAA